gcagaaattagcTTCCAGTTCCTagggactttattttttattcagagAAGAGTTACTATGTTACAGAAAGCAAAATTCTTAGCTGTGTTGAATAGAGAACTATTCCCAGTTATAGTTGACTAGAAAAAAGGAGCTTGTCTTGTTTTCCTGGTGCATCTTTAAGATCCCATACATATCCAGGGCCTTCCCTGGTTTGAGGTGCTGAATAATTCACCATGTAATCTGACATCCCCGTGGTATTCGTTTTGTACGGAGGAGGAATCAGCTCAGGTTGATGTCCAGGGAAACAGTGAGGCTCTTGTTTAAACCCTGCGGGAACGGTAGGAAATGAAAACTGACATAATTTAACAACAGGGATTGTcctaatagctgatatttacataatgattaaatgttttatatacattatttttcttgattctctcAATAACTGTGAGCTAGGTAAAACCAGactgtattatccccattttatagatgagaacattCAAACTCAGagagggtaaagtgatttgccccatgGTCACACTGTCAAaattgggattcaaacctaggtctctccCAACACTAAATTCAGCACATTTTCCAATATACTATACTGCAATTAGGTCTGTTCACATCAGGGAAATTGGGAAActggttatttctttttttttggaggggggaaggcagggcaattggggttacatgacttgcccaaggtcacacagctagtaagtgtgtcaagtgtctgagccggatttgaactcaggtcctcctaactccagggccggtgctctactcaccacaccacctagctgcctcgggAAACTGGTTAtttcaataaaaagaaacaacatgTAAGGATGGGATAGGATTCCCACAGTAACTCAGTGGGGAAAAAGCCCATATTATAGGCTGGAAGAATCCTGGGGAGCTACAGAAATGGTGGATTTTGGAGGGAAAACATCCTAAAGCACTCATTTGAAGTAGGCTTAATTTTTAATAGCTAATAACAGTGATTACTACCCCATCCTCCCAACCCTGTTTTCCACCTTAAAGCACCTACTTCCAGGTGGAGGTAGCTTCTTTTTGTAGCTGGCGGCAAAGGTTGTTTCAAAATAGTGACCAAACTAGAAAGGAAAACAAGAGGgattgcaataaaaattatgcagCCAAGTTTCAAAGAATGGAAGCCTCCATGGCATTAGCTGTAAGAGAACTTGCCTTGGTTTATATGGATTGGAGGCTTCACAACAAAGCTTCCCATGAGGGAAGTTCAAGTCTATGTATTCAGTATGGTTGCAGGGAATCTACCCTCATCTAGACACTGGTGTTCTAGGAAGGAGTGAACAGTATTGATACAGAATTAGTAGATAAGATCAAAGTCTTGTCTAGCTTGATGAGGAATTGCATGGCATCTTCTGGGTCATTTATCAAAAGGAAAAGTAGTGTCCAATTTGATTGCGGAGCGGTAGGGTTGTATATTCTGCCTCCTAAAACCACCATACAGTCTTCTCTGCTAAAGAAATaggctaaaggaagaaaaggaaggaggattaCCTGGGAAGGCAGAGGTTGTGGTTGAACAATCTTCTGAATGTCATACCTCTCCTGGTTCCAGTTGCCCATTAAGGTATGGTTAGAGTAAGAATTTTCATTGTTCGTACATCTCCATCCATACTGGAAAAACTTGGACATATCATTCCAGTCTGTCCATACTTCACCATGGCCATCTGCATGCATTAGGCAGCCATATTGTGGATTTGTGAGAAAGCAGGAGAAGGACAATTTCTGGGGAAGGGCAGGAAAAGGAGACCATTGCAGAAACCACATAACAGAATtccatttcttctcattctctatTCCACACACCAAGATATGACATATTTTTTGGAAAGATATTAAGTCAAACCAAGATCCAGGATTCTGCCAAAGTTTGCTGCAATTCAATAGGTAGTTGCATTTTTACTCTTGATCTATTCTATCATATACTAGTAGCTACTTCTCCATCTGCCCTCACACCCACCCAGCAAAAAGTGGATGCCAATCAGCAATGATGATTGTATTGGAGAGGGCTCTAGGAAATCTTAGATGCTCAGAAATTTAATATAGAGCTAACTGATGCAGCTAATTTAAAATTCAGGAATATAAGGAGCAAGTGAGCTTAGTTTATAGTACATTTTGCTTTATGTGAAATGACAAATGGAAtcttagaatttcagagttggaagggacttcaggggtcatttagtccaaact
This Trichosurus vulpecula isolate mTriVul1 chromosome 2, mTriVul1.pri, whole genome shotgun sequence DNA region includes the following protein-coding sequences:
- the C2H11orf1 gene encoding UPF0686 protein C11orf1 homolog isoform X1, which translates into the protein MEKRIQGFICPSEKFSREPSQYKSPICSSDQKLSFSCFLTNPQYGCLMHADGHGEVWTDWNDMSKFFQYGWRCTNNENSYSNHTLMGNWNQERYDIQKIVQPQPLPSQFGHYFETTFAASYKKKLPPPGRFKQEPHCFPGHQPELIPPPYKTNTTGMSDYMVNYSAPQTREGPGYVWDLKDAPGKQDKLLFSSQL
- the C2H11orf1 gene encoding UPF0686 protein C11orf1 homolog isoform X2 yields the protein MTMTANTRSFSPKKLSFSCFLTNPQYGCLMHADGHGEVWTDWNDMSKFFQYGWRCTNNENSYSNHTLMGNWNQERYDIQKIVQPQPLPSQFGHYFETTFAASYKKKLPPPGRFKQEPHCFPGHQPELIPPPYKTNTTGMSDYMVNYSAPQTREGPGYVWDLKDAPGKQDKLLFSSQL